A region of the Argopecten irradians isolate NY chromosome 16, Ai_NY, whole genome shotgun sequence genome:
GGAGGATATCGACGACTGGAGGTCAGAGGTCATGTCTGAACGATCCTACCAATCAAGTACTCTGTCTCATTCACAGTCACAGTACAGACAGAGGGACGGCCAATCAAATTACAGGATACATAATTACGGTGGAAGGGAGATAAACAATAATAAGAAATTGTCCAATGGAAATAGAATGTACAGTAGTCATAATGATATTTATTCACATTCGAAACCGTCGCGGATGTTTGAGAAAGAGACAAAAGAAAACCGTGCGTTGAAAAGTGATGAATTGTATAAGCCGGTTCGGAGGGAGGCTGATATCAAGGAGGAAGAGCCAGTGTCAGAACAAGTGTCAAGGTCACATAGTCTTGGAGACTTGACAACGGGTTTGACCTTGTCTCTTGTGGGACAGCGAAAATATGAAAGTTCGCAGCATGTGGCTGGTGAAAAAATGTCCCTTACACTACCAAAGGATACCAGCAAAACACCGGaggatattaaaaataaattagtgAAGTCTAAAATGGAATCTAAAAAAGATTCCAGGGAAGCTACAGCAAAGAAGGAATCAGTTGTGAGTAAAAGTGAAACTAATGTGAATAGTCCTGTGGCTCCGGCGAAGCCACGCCGTTCACTTCCTGTCGTTCCGAGAGGGAGTGATGTGTCGGAAAAGAAGAAACATTACACAGAAATGGTGCGACAGCGAATCAATGTCCACAGTAGTATGAGCGGGTCTTCATCACGACAGTCTGTCAATACACCACAGTCGACTAGCGACCAATCAAAACGTGTCAGTGGAACACCGTCAGACCGCGAAGTGTCGGATCTTCTAGACTCGCAATCGTCTGATACTTCATCAAAGTCTTCACACTCGAAAGAAAGTCAAAATGGCAAATTGGAGAATATATCGGAACATAGGGCCTCGGCTCCAGTGGAGAAGTCCGACAATACGTTAGACACATCAGATTTCGAAGCTGGGAATTACGCGACGATGCCATCTAGTGTTCGTGGTGAATCAGGGGTTACAACTGTGACTTCAGTCAGCAGTACGGCCGATTCAGGATATTCTACAAACGATCCTGAAAACGATGTGTATTCTTCGTCATCGTATTctaaaagtttacaaaaattCGCCCAGAGTTTGTATACAAATGGGAAGGGGTACGGAGGGAGTCACCGGCGTGACTCGACGAGTCAACGGGAGCCCGTGGACTTTAACTCGCCCTTCAGTCCACCTAATGCGACCAGTAGTCCCACCAAAGTCAATGCTCCTGGATTTCCAAACTCAAACAATAGTGACAGCAAGTTAAGCACAAAGAGTTTGGAGCCAAATAGGAGACATTCTTCAGTGATGAGGTCAGTATCAAATGGTGACATTGACCCCGGGGTCAGGCCAGTGTCGTACGGTGCAGGTAGTCCACCAGCCGCCATGGGCAACTTGTCTGTTTATAGTGCTGTACCCGTGAATAGGGTaccaagggcagacaactcacACAGCCAACCAAGGGGACGTAACTCTTCACCACAAAGGGGGCATAAATCTGTGGTGTCACCAACACAGAGGCAGGGATATCAAAATAACAACGGACAAAATTATGTTGTATCGCCAAGTAATCAACATCCGTCACCTGCcgtaaggggacataactctgttGGTTCACCGACAAATCGTCATGTGTCTCCAGTGCAAAGGGGACATCATTCTGTAACTTCACCAACAAATCGCCATTTTTCACCTGCCcaaaggggacataactctgtcAGTTCACCAACGAATCGTCACATGTCACAGGTGCAAAGAGGTCCAAGTTCTGCGAATTCTCCAGCGAATCGACGGATATCTCCTGCACAAAAAGTGTATAATTCTATGACGTCGCCACCCAATCAGGCTAAGGCTGTGCCTGCATGGAATAATGTCGGCTCCAAAATGATACCTCCTACCTCTAGCAGTACTGGTGCTTATCATggacattttaaaacaattcagAATAATATTGACTCTCAAAATCGTCCCAGCCAACAAGGGGGAAATCCGTTCATCAGGAACAGAGAGCAGCCCACAGGTCAGGTCAAAGAAACTGTTGTAGACTATAGGTCAAGATCACCAAGGTCAGATCGTCCAAGGTCACCCAGGTCAGAAAGGCAAAGGTCGCCTCGATCTGACCAAAGGTCACCTCGTGGTGAACCGCCAAGGATTTTAGATTATCCAGTAAACGcattgaccttgaacttgaaACACACTCGTTCACAGTATAATCCATCTACAAGCCAACCAGGTCACTCAACTGTGACTCGACCAATGAAAGCGAACGTTTCTCATTCAAacacatcacagtacagtacgTTGCCTGGCAACTTCAAATTCAACACTAAATCGGAAGAAGACAGTCAAAACTGCAATACACCATGTTTGTTCCAGATTCTTTTGTCACATGAGCTGGCATCTGTTCGTTTTACGATTGAAGACAAATCAGTGTTGTTCAATAACATGAGACTATGTGAGTGCTCTGTCGCTTTACCCGTGCTACGCAAATTGccaaagaaagacaactctctTCCTGTTTCACCTCAGGGGAAATATGCACAGTTGGGCGGACCAGGCAGTGCATTCAAACCTGTGAAAATTCCTTCCAGTAACGTTTCCTTCACCATGGTAACGGTAGCTGATGTCTCCAGACAACTCAGTCAGTACTGCGATGTTGGAGAGCTCCAAAAAGGGGACATAATCGTGGAGGTATGTAAAGCAGAGACAAATCAAATTTTGCTATAATTTTTGCAAATCCAACTTTGCATTCTCAAGTGGAAAAATCAAGTGAAAGCTTCAAATAATCTGAAAACTTTCAGTTTAATGTAATTTTTAAGTGGAAAATTTACTCAATACtagttaaaatgaaaacaaaaggcACTTTAATGTTTAGAATTCTGAAAATACTACTCAATACTGTGCCTTATATAATATTGGGTCGATATTTCACCTTTTTACCTTTAGTACATCGACCACCTTCTCACTTTTAACGTTAGTGTTTATCATAATGACAAATACTCAAAGGcaataattaaattttcacttcattaatcaaatttaaatatatatttatttatatctacaaCTGCATACTTACTAGATTTCAAGACATCTGATTTAACAAATTTGATACACTGTTCATGGTTTATTGGACATGTTTAAAATTTGAGAAATTATCTTTTACAGGTGAATGAGAATCTAGTAATGGCAGATTCAGTGTCTGGGATCAAAGCTCGGATACAGGAAGGACCAGAAGAGTTTGTGTTCACTGTAGCAAGGGCAAGGTCATCTACATCTTCCCCAAAGGTATTGATGGAGACTTtttgagttatctgcccttaaaTAGAGTTATCTACTCTTAGATAgagatatttgtttttgaataGAGGTATTTGCTCTTagagagttatctgtccttcaATGGAGTTATGTGTCCTTAGATTGAGTTATCTGTCCTTaaatagagttatctgctccaagatagagttatctgctttagatagagttatctgctcttccATGTGTTGTCTGCCCTTaaatagagttatctgctcttagATAGAGTTTTCTGCTCTTAGATAGAGTTATTTGCACTtagatagagttatctgcccttggatggagttatctgtccttagatagagttatctgcccttggatGGAGTTATCTGCTCATAGAGTTATATGCTCtcagttaaaaataaaagaaagactGATAAAATGGCAAAATTATTACAACCAGATGTTTAGCTTTTAAAtccaaattattttgatatctcTGTTATTTCTAGAATCAGAAAGAATCTCAATCTGAGGTGGAAAACCTAAAGAAACAGTTGGAGTCGATGAAACAGGAACTCAAACGAAAGGAACGTGCAATCAGAGAACTTAACGCcatgttaccatggaaacctgAAAGTGAGGCTGTCAACGGTACCCAAGAAATCAATGGCAATTGTTACCCTAGTGACTCGTTAGTTAGTGGACTCAGTGAGGACGAGTTTATTGTGTGAGATTTGTAAGTGGGATTGGTGAAGATAAATTTATCGTGTGAGATTTGTAAGTGGGATCAGTGAGGACGAGTTTATTGTGTGAGATTTGTAAGTGGGATTGGTGAAGATAAATTTATCGTGTGAGATTTGTAAGTTGAGTCAGTGAGGATGAGTTTATTGTGCGAGATTCCTTAGTGGACTCTGTGAAGATGAATTTATCTTGTAAGATTCCTTATTGGAATTGGTGAGAATGAATTTATTGAGAGGTTCTCTTGTGGACTCGGCAAGGATGAAATTGTGTGAGGTTTGATGGAATTTTGTGGCACTGTCTTGCCCAAAGGACGtctatgatattttataatgtataaatatgtattagCAATATTCTTTAAAGTATCCACCGAAGAAGAAATTTTAGCAATAAGGATGTCAGATCTGATTTAGATTTGTTATAAGGGGTCATTCTACCTCGTATGTCTTAAACGAGTGAATTTTGCAGAGATATTTGTTGGCAATACTTATTCTCAATGAATGTGAGAAAAGAGTGTGTACTGGAGTGAATGTCTATGTAAAGCAATTATGAAAAATCTTATTAGAAAAAAGAGGCATATTTActgacaaaaaaatatatataatagaccAGAATATTCAAATACATACAGCAAGCATTTGTAGCATGTGTTTCTATTTCATAAAGAAAGATTATAAAATAATAGGACCATTATACGGTAATTACAATGTAAGTAACAGTATGGCAAACTCAGAGTCATATTATTATATGGTACAttgaaaacatgtaaaataagATTACTTctaaaatgtatacatttacaGTTTTCCCAAGGGGATGTTATTGAATCTTttacaattatcaaattatgTGTTACgcatatatacacaatgttgGCAATACAGTGTCAAATTCTTAGTTGATAGACATAGTATTTTATTCGGGTTaaattctaaattttatttctattaaagATGTATTTACTTGGttcaaatcaaatttttattccttcagaaaatattttctgttattgtgtcatttttgtgacaagggaggtaattataaaataaaccaTAGAATGTTGGagatttatatttaataaataaactaTATAGCTTTATCATATTTAGATAAACTTTTtcaataatatatgtaaaactttggaaattgtcaaaattcatCAGCAATTGAGTTGATACATTATAAGATTATAGCATCCAGAAGACTTTCAAATCAAGAAAATGGCAGTTAGAGAGACAGAaatgttattgatattattttatttgttccCCCCTAtgatttcataatgaactgatCCAGTTTTAGAATCGGAGTTCAAAAGTGTTTTCAGGTTtgaatgaaaacattttataagtacaCTATGTTAAGTTGAAATGTTATCAATTATGCTATGTCTgagtttaattttattttaattttcaactCTAGTTTATATTCGGATATCATATTAACGAAAAAGTGAAATACACATTTCTTGATtagtataaaaaatatgaagatTGTTATATGTGATAAGAAATTTTATACTCAAttataaaatagatattttcCTTTAATATTTCTCTATCTATTTTATATTCAGTGAGAAAATGGATATTTtcctttttgtttttcttataaaatcCTTACTGGTCTGTACTTTAATCTAGTACTAGTTACACAGAATAATGTGTATAAATGGTAATATCatacaattataaaataaatggtGCTGATGTGTTAACAGGATCTATAAATATTCTGTAATCTAGACTTTGTAATTCATAAAATCTGTGCCTTTAACACACTGGATCTCACCTACATTTACATAATGGATCCAACCATAGATTCATATCGTTCGGTCCATTCAGATACCAAGGGATGAGAgagttatatttgttttgtagtaaaagtatattgttattttatatttatttttgtatgtcaATTTCtgccatatttgaatttctatAATAAAGGAAAATTCAAATCTATATGTTGGTGTttgttgttaaaaaaaaataactataaACTGTCAAATTGACGCACGGCAAGCAAAGATCGtgcatcaaaataaattttgctgtgTCAATGACCCGAGGTCGCGGGTTAATGGATGCCTTGTATACAGAAATCAAAGTGCATTGTACATACATTTAAACTATTTTAGCTTGCTACAAATATGTTCCAAGagtcattttcaaataaaacatgaaacaaAAATGGACATCTAATCAATAGAAATCGAAATGCAGCTATTTCTTGAAGTACCAAATTAATGGCAAAGCATGGCCAGCAACCCATTTCTTATTAAGATTgaaagagttacctccccttcaaCATTCTTGACtattagagttatttcccttagcCTCTTCAGAAATGAAAATGTAGACTTtcatcagagatttagatagtaattAAATTACATGGAAGGATATCAATTCTTAAAaggttttcaaataaaaaaatgtatcaagtatttttttagatttagGCTTAATATCTTGAGTATTCTTTATATCAAAACTCGTTTTCTTTTATGATAACTGCCATTCTTCTTCATTcaaaccagagatttaaatataattctgttcaaaccaaggatttataagtgagaaggattcgtgactgtctctttacactactaaacaccacacgagacgcctatgaaccgggaataaaaaccgtttttctcaacaaatacttgtcttatcaagtcaaacgaaacaccaatgtaaagtttattaaattttacaacgtttattacttgctttaaggacggaaaaTTTAGGAAATATGTCTTAAAATTTCGTTAAAAagtacgacagctcatgaaatgacggccccgcttcaAAAAGTGAGACGGTAACCCTCGTatccgcaagctacatcaaaggctgcgccggcagatatcaaaggaaaacggtcgtcgcccaacgtcacggtcagtgcacaaacacaaaagctcctacgTTGTACTcccccccaaaacccagtgtgacttatccttctcatatacgtccttgttcaAACCAGCAATGGTATTAAAAAATTACAACAACTTTAAAATTTGAAGGGGAATGCTCGTCCGCGgaacgcgtttgcgggggatattgttTTGGGCTCCGTCCGAGATTATTTTCTGGGCTATAGCTCAAAAACCATTCAacgcagctccatgaaactttcagaatatatacagacatttacaagTGCCCTGATTGTGGTTTTTGCTATCGTGAACCTTCtattttgagaattttttttccgttaccggggaaacttagtcaaaaataccaatttTTTTCCCTTTTGTTTCCGGACTATAACTCTAAAACCGATCAACGTACGTAGCTCCATGAATCTTTCTGATTATATCAAAAGAGTACACTGTAGCCTTGTCTGCCTTTTGCTGTTGCGGGCCTTcaatttttggattttttttttcttctgttaccatggaaattagtcaaaaataccaaattacagtttctttttgttacctgctgttattattattttttcagttttgcaACCATTTAAGGTTCTACTTGAATATGGGTTTTTATACCAACTGCGGGGCGCGGGGGATGATGCcacgctttgcggctccttgtacttttttttcagttttacaatattcGCATACATTATGattgaataattgttactttgacaTATATTTTAGTTTGTATACCAATTGcggggcgcgggggataatggATAATGGACTCCATGTTTAAATTTGTCTAATATATtggcaaattaaaaaaacaactaatATATAGGCAGTAAGAGCGGACTAGAGGAAGGCTTGCTCATCAATAAAGTCGGTTACAAAGTAGTCGCTGGAAAGATTAGGTCTCGCTTCAAAAAATGCTTTTGAAATGACAAGAAAATTACGTGAAAATGGGGCATACAATACTATCTTGTCAAAATAGCCTTCTTCAAAACCTGAAACTAACAAACTAAATGCATTTACCAACAATTTAGCCGAACATTCTCAAACAAATCTCAACAATAGAAGTCCTTCATGCCAGACTAAATCATAAGCTTTCTCTAAGTCTAGAAATACCGCTATAGCATGATGGGTTTTACTTAGCGAGACTTTAACTTCTGACGTGAGCCTAATGAGCGAGTCTAGTGTAGACCTATTGTTTCTAAACCCGCTTTcttaataggtacatgtattgttttaatctACATATGGGAGGGGGATTAAGGCTGTGGGTCTATAGGATGCTGGATCTTGCTtacatgtatctttatataacttacatgtatgtattgaaAAAACGATAGCACTGTCCCAGGAATGTGGGTAGGTACCCGATTTTAGAATGGTGTTTTACAGATCTAATATGATTTCATTAGCGTTATTCTTACAATGTTTCATAATGGTATAACTTTTCTTAGAAATAAGAGCTTTGAGGTATTCCTGCATTGCGAAGGGGTGATTTAGAGTGTTATCGTTATTTCCCAAATCCCTAAGTTCCTCCCTAATGCTGTCTAAGGTGTTGCCCTTATTGTCCATATATTTGCATCTTTTTTATTAATTGTACTTAAAAGGTAGCAagacaagtcacgtgcttatacctcattcatgccattggccgaaatataaattgtattatgggtaactagcgATCACGTGATTGAGTGTTTACTTCCATATatagtgatagtttgcttgccattttttcgcaaaattgatttatttaaaaatatttagactccaaaatgttattatatattgcatgcatatcattttgacttgcacatatgtactgtttcACTATGAATAATGgcctgaaatgagttataaagcTGGTCCTTTCACGCTTtatctataaataattaatgCGAATTGGCAAATTCAATGgatctaaccgtctaatctaggatcagcgaagatcggctactcccggctaaattcgtagaattctaaatttatatatatttatttgctttaggtttcagaacagataaatatatcacaaataaaaaagatatcCGTTAAAAGGCcaaatgatatatatgaaataccatgtcagagaaatcactatattgggagtaaacacacaatcatgtgatcactagttacccataatacaattccgtatttcggccaatggcatgaatgaggtataagcacgtgacttgtgtTACTACCGTGATTTCACTACACAGAACGCGTGATAGGATGAATTCCTCGCGGGTTGGGGTTTCATTTCCAAGATTTGAAATTGCTAAACAATATCaccatatcattgtttaatatcCATATTCTTTCCAACCAAATGGTAAACCTTCTGCGTAGCCCATCTAGGACACTTTTGGGAAGCTGATACAGCTAGTATTACATTTAAATCTTGGGAGTCTGTATACGTAGTGTGAGTGACTAGTCAACGGCGAGCTGACAGTGAGCTGAGTGAGTGAGCTGACGAGTGAGCTTGAAATACGATATATAGCTGATGCTGAAGTGATCATGAGTGAGCTGGAGAGAGGGGCAATGGTGTGGAATGAGTCAGAGAAGTTGCTAAacccacagggacttgtaacgtaggttgtgagaaagtctgttgtgtatacatgtgtactaggcctatatactatataaaaggacaaccTACATTACAAGTCCCTAtggctaaacctgcctatattatgagttttttttaattgtttttgcctaatacatagattatatattaggcaaaaaaattaaaaaggcCCAATAATATAGgtaggtttagcggactaccaGAGAGGGCGTCTGAGGAATAGACAAAATTCAGTCGTATGATGTGTAATGTGTAgactattttgaaaatatcactgtATTTATCATCACTGTTGTTAAATATTGTTTGTACAATACTTGTGTTaccaacatttatttatttacaaatgtttacGCCAAAGCACGAATTAATTATATTCTGAATACACCTACAATACTAATAGTGTCCAGAAATGCCGGGACGGGAGTCCtaattttcagtttttatttggattttatatACTGCTTcattatgaaatatatcaaaagctGCATGAGTCGTAGAAATTTGATCCGGTTTCCCGGATTATTTGGACTGTTCCGGGATAAGTTGCTTTGGAGGGGACTCGGCAGGGAATAACATTGCATCCACATTGTTTCACCCCTGACTACACCCCTGTACCCATTACTTAAACTAATTGGTTTGCTGCTAATTGCCACGTGGTCCCTTGATGATGACGTCACTCAGAATTCATAACTTCGATTACAAATTAGCCTGAAAGTTTAAACATGTCATGATTAATTACGTTGGACGACCTGAGCATAGTTATGGTTCTAAAGTTCCAACATGATTGTCGTCAATCGATAAACTCCACTACAAGCTTACTGTaactatattttgttatttcattttccATTCCAGTCTTTGATGACACTGTGTGGTGTCTGTGTggtgcacagggacctggcacggaTTTCTAACCAACGGTATTTTCTATATCTATATGATAGTATCTAGTAGATAAATACTGTTGGTAAGAAATTGGTGCAAGGTCCCTGTGGTGTGATGGGACCACTTgaagtgatatacatgtgagGCATACAAtagtaatataagactctttcatatgtggatatgaaggatagggatattctaccggagggtcacaaaatgtagtaaaacccgaggcttgaaagagtatttttctttcatacctcgacgttttattgcaactttacaactataatatctcgccattttgaaataaattcgaagaaatccacagctgaaaatcattttttatacaTGACAAATTATGTGATATTCTCAACagaaattccgttgtttgcatcttttatagtaaaaccagtcaagtttgtgaaaaaaatgttaaaattttatcgaggaaatagaaattgtgttgacgccgtgacgtcacgaggctcatgtacatgtattgccctagaccagccagtattacacgtgtaagTATGAAAGAATATAGTTGGTAATATAGGGCTTCCAATAGTAGTAAGGCTTATTATGGTAGTATGCATGGCTTATaatggtaatacatgtataaagggCTTATAATGGTAATATAAAGCTTACAATGGTAGTAAGGCTTATAATGGTAGTATACAGGGCTTATAATGGTAATATAAA
Encoded here:
- the LOC138311067 gene encoding dentin sialophosphoprotein-like isoform X1, which translates into the protein MGNKESSMGNKESSIGNKESSILTEESSLGNNESSMGNKEISIGNKESSMGTKESSIGNKESTIGNKESSPTVQCGSILVSPGERANKVKTNILLAPTTPDKRNKKTSKHALTVASSFGHVHSFLRDDDVVLNELEKKDANNKCLMLIKKPKTGARQMLKSQSWANLSVSDSNLYKQLDGTFHGDGRRHAKYRMRRKQSDLQQLPPEGVSSLSNSLTDHSNNNLSTSSSDKENHWREDIDDWRSEVMSERSYQSSTLSHSQSQYRQRDGQSNYRIHNYGGREINNNKKLSNGNRMYSSHNDIYSHSKPSRMFEKETKENRALKSDELYKPVRREADIKEEEPVSEQVSRSHSLGDLTTGLTLSLVGQRKYESSQHVAGEKMSLTLPKDTSKTPEDIKNKLVKSKMESKKDSREATAKKESVVSKSETNVNSPVAPAKPRRSLPVVPRGSDVSEKKKHYTEMVRQRINVHSSMSGSSSRQSVNTPQSTSDQSKRVSGTPSDREVSDLLDSQSSDTSSKSSHSKESQNGKLENISEHRASAPVEKSDNTLDTSDFEAGNYATMPSSVRGESGVTTVTSVSSTADSGYSTNDPENDVYSSSSYSKSLQKFAQSLYTNGKGYGGSHRRDSTSQREPVDFNSPFSPPNATSSPTKVNAPGFPNSNNSDSKLSTKSLEPNRRHSSVMRSVSNGDIDPGVRPVSYGAGSPPAAMGNLSVYSAVPVNRVPRADNSHSQPRGRNSSPQRGHKSVVSPTQRQGYQNNNGQNYVVSPSNQHPSPAVRGHNSVGSPTNRHVSPVQRGHHSVTSPTNRHFSPAQRGHNSVSSPTNRHMSQVQRGPSSANSPANRRISPAQKVYNSMTSPPNQAKAVPAWNNVGSKMIPPTSSSTGAYHGHFKTIQNNIDSQNRPSQQGGNPFIRNREQPTGQVKETVVDYRSRSPRSDRPRSPRSERQRSPRSDQRSPRGEPPRILDYPVNALTLNLKHTRSQYNPSTSQPGHSTVTRPMKANVSHSNTSQYSTLPGNFKFNTKSEEDSQNCNTPCLFQILLSHELASVRFTIEDKSVLFNNMRLCECSVALPVLRKLPKKDNSLPVSPQGKYAQLGGPGSAFKPVKIPSSNVSFTMVTVADVSRQLSQYCDVGELQKGDIIVEVNENLVMADSVSGIKARIQEGPEEFVFTVARARSSTSSPKNQKESQSEVENLKKQLESMKQELKRKERAIRELNAMLPWKPESEAVNGTQEINGNCYPSDSLVSGLSEDEFIV
- the LOC138311067 gene encoding dentin sialophosphoprotein-like isoform X2 produces the protein MVWIIYTANPNPRATSPHPPGRPRAKSEPDKPLLWDEEQVQCGSILVSPGERANKVKTNILLAPTTPDKRNKKTSKHALTVASSFGHVHSFLRDDDVVLNELEKKDANNKCLMLIKKPKTGARQMLKSQSWANLSVSDSNLYKQLDGTFHGDGRRHAKYRMRRKQSDLQQLPPEGVSSLSNSLTDHSNNNLSTSSSDKENHWREDIDDWRSEVMSERSYQSSTLSHSQSQYRQRDGQSNYRIHNYGGREINNNKKLSNGNRMYSSHNDIYSHSKPSRMFEKETKENRALKSDELYKPVRREADIKEEEPVSEQVSRSHSLGDLTTGLTLSLVGQRKYESSQHVAGEKMSLTLPKDTSKTPEDIKNKLVKSKMESKKDSREATAKKESVVSKSETNVNSPVAPAKPRRSLPVVPRGSDVSEKKKHYTEMVRQRINVHSSMSGSSSRQSVNTPQSTSDQSKRVSGTPSDREVSDLLDSQSSDTSSKSSHSKESQNGKLENISEHRASAPVEKSDNTLDTSDFEAGNYATMPSSVRGESGVTTVTSVSSTADSGYSTNDPENDVYSSSSYSKSLQKFAQSLYTNGKGYGGSHRRDSTSQREPVDFNSPFSPPNATSSPTKVNAPGFPNSNNSDSKLSTKSLEPNRRHSSVMRSVSNGDIDPGVRPVSYGAGSPPAAMGNLSVYSAVPVNRVPRADNSHSQPRGRNSSPQRGHKSVVSPTQRQGYQNNNGQNYVVSPSNQHPSPAVRGHNSVGSPTNRHVSPVQRGHHSVTSPTNRHFSPAQRGHNSVSSPTNRHMSQVQRGPSSANSPANRRISPAQKVYNSMTSPPNQAKAVPAWNNVGSKMIPPTSSSTGAYHGHFKTIQNNIDSQNRPSQQGGNPFIRNREQPTGQVKETVVDYRSRSPRSDRPRSPRSERQRSPRSDQRSPRGEPPRILDYPVNALTLNLKHTRSQYNPSTSQPGHSTVTRPMKANVSHSNTSQYSTLPGNFKFNTKSEEDSQNCNTPCLFQILLSHELASVRFTIEDKSVLFNNMRLCECSVALPVLRKLPKKDNSLPVSPQGKYAQLGGPGSAFKPVKIPSSNVSFTMVTVADVSRQLSQYCDVGELQKGDIIVEVNENLVMADSVSGIKARIQEGPEEFVFTVARARSSTSSPKNQKESQSEVENLKKQLESMKQELKRKERAIRELNAMLPWKPESEAVNGTQEINGNCYPSDSLVSGLSEDEFIV
- the LOC138311067 gene encoding dentin sialophosphoprotein-like isoform X5 — translated: MMVQCGSILVSPGERANKVKTNILLAPTTPDKRNKKTSKHALTVASSFGHVHSFLRDDDVVLNELEKKDANNKCLMLIKKPKTGARQMLKSQSWANLSVSDSNLYKQLDGTFHGDGRRHAKYRMRRKQSDLQQLPPEGVSSLSNSLTDHSNNNLSTSSSDKENHWREDIDDWRSEVMSERSYQSSTLSHSQSQYRQRDGQSNYRIHNYGGREINNNKKLSNGNRMYSSHNDIYSHSKPSRMFEKETKENRALKSDELYKPVRREADIKEEEPVSEQVSRSHSLGDLTTGLTLSLVGQRKYESSQHVAGEKMSLTLPKDTSKTPEDIKNKLVKSKMESKKDSREATAKKESVVSKSETNVNSPVAPAKPRRSLPVVPRGSDVSEKKKHYTEMVRQRINVHSSMSGSSSRQSVNTPQSTSDQSKRVSGTPSDREVSDLLDSQSSDTSSKSSHSKESQNGKLENISEHRASAPVEKSDNTLDTSDFEAGNYATMPSSVRGESGVTTVTSVSSTADSGYSTNDPENDVYSSSSYSKSLQKFAQSLYTNGKGYGGSHRRDSTSQREPVDFNSPFSPPNATSSPTKVNAPGFPNSNNSDSKLSTKSLEPNRRHSSVMRSVSNGDIDPGVRPVSYGAGSPPAAMGNLSVYSAVPVNRVPRADNSHSQPRGRNSSPQRGHKSVVSPTQRQGYQNNNGQNYVVSPSNQHPSPAVRGHNSVGSPTNRHVSPVQRGHHSVTSPTNRHFSPAQRGHNSVSSPTNRHMSQVQRGPSSANSPANRRISPAQKVYNSMTSPPNQAKAVPAWNNVGSKMIPPTSSSTGAYHGHFKTIQNNIDSQNRPSQQGGNPFIRNREQPTGQVKETVVDYRSRSPRSDRPRSPRSERQRSPRSDQRSPRGEPPRILDYPVNALTLNLKHTRSQYNPSTSQPGHSTVTRPMKANVSHSNTSQYSTLPGNFKFNTKSEEDSQNCNTPCLFQILLSHELASVRFTIEDKSVLFNNMRLCECSVALPVLRKLPKKDNSLPVSPQGKYAQLGGPGSAFKPVKIPSSNVSFTMVTVADVSRQLSQYCDVGELQKGDIIVEVNENLVMADSVSGIKARIQEGPEEFVFTVARARSSTSSPKNQKESQSEVENLKKQLESMKQELKRKERAIRELNAMLPWKPESEAVNGTQEINGNCYPSDSLVSGLSEDEFIV